A stretch of the Glycine soja cultivar W05 chromosome 13, ASM419377v2, whole genome shotgun sequence genome encodes the following:
- the LOC114381943 gene encoding uncharacterized protein LOC114381943: MGWWKSKVAHQMLLSCFCIFRNITIFTPSWITVPLALLLLFSSYKLVGFMFFSSLLFTSLALLLSTFLLIFWKHKAVPNDELAEGNGFILSTTTSEEKISHGRESAVAIAPTPMHKNAETVVTQAKESEEVSDDKCQEEGLFLSTSEEVDHTLSDECSDGTISDEDSLIEIALPSGHFVGHNQNKEDSNSKYNNCCTLQQKKRELSSAHEALFNQHSLMEFLAEFNEMNEEDNLIEIDIAMGSIKCSRFEIEA, from the coding sequence ATGGGGTGGTGGAAAAGCAAAGTAGCACACCAAATGCTTCTTTCATGTTTTTGCATATTCAGGAATATCACAATATTTACACCCTCATGGATCACTGTTCCTCTTGCTCTCTTGCTGCTTTTTTCCAGTTACAAACTGGTTGGATTCATGTTCTTCTCCTCTCTCCTCTTCACATCTCTAGCACTGCTTTTGTCCACTTTTCTTCTTATCTTCTGGAAGCACAAGGCAGTACCAAATGATGAACTTGCTGAAGGAAATGGTTTCATTTTGAGTACTACTACTTCTGAGGAGAAGATCTCACATGGAAGGGAAAGTGCTGTTGCTATTGCACCAACCCCAATGCACAAGAATGCTGAAACTGTTGTGACACAAGCAAAGGAAAGTGAAGAAGTTAGTGATGATAAATGCCAAGAAGAAGGGTTGTTTTTGTCCACTTCTGAAGAAGTAGATCACACACTTTCTGATGAGTGCTCAGATGGGACAATTTCTGATGAGGACAGCCTCATAGAGATTGCACTTCCAAGTGGACACTTTGTGGGTCATAATCAGAACAAAGAAGACTCCAATTCCAAGTACAACAACTGCTGCACCTTGCAACAGAAGAAGAGGGAGTTATCAAGTGCTCATGAGGCCCTTTTCAACCAACATAGCCTGATGGAATTCTTGGCAGAGTTTAATGAAATGAATGAGGAAGATAACTTGATAGAGATTGACATAGCCATGGGTTCTATCAAGTGCTCAAGGTTTGAAATAGAAGCATAA